The window cagtcatatttcaaaataaataaatttcaaaaaataaaaccttttgcCAGGGTATTTAAACTTAGGAGCAGAACTATACATGGCAGCAGTCACGTGTCTGTGTTCCACATTGTGAGTAGTTAATGTGTACTGTATCATCAAATTTAGAGCTAAAAAAGAAAGATAGAACTTAaaaagtgtgcgtgtgcgacaaTGGCCCATATATCCATAAATCCAGGCGTATGATATCTAGACGAGGGGGAATGATCACAACGGAAGGGATAGAACGACCTGAGGGCATAACATAACAGTGGTGCGAGACAGCTCCAAATACCTTGAAATTCCACAGGCAAATGGCAAACACATGAGGAGGCAGCTTGAAGTACAGCCACAGCCAAATATCTAAAGAGGGTGAGGCAGATCCTGAATAGTCAGGTGAATGGCAAGAATATTATCCGGGCCATTAACATGTATGCCCTGCCAGTAATCAGCCGCTGACAGGGCTGCACACGTAATCAAATTGTAATCGTGAccgcgattttggctgccacgataaaatgagcctttttttttttttttttttttttttttaatttattattattattattttttttttgtttcaagcgggcactgctgcatatgacaAGTGcctcatatgcagcagtgcccgcaacctagtccgccagccaccaggggggcGAAGACTTGGTCGAAGCTTCATTGAACGCTGGCAACGCGCTGCAGAGCCAACTCCAGAATAAAAGCCGAAAATGTTATTGGTGTCTAATGTGGTAATGtaagaagcttttattttgaagttgggaCTCGCAGCACATTGGTGGAGATGCAGCTTGTCACAGTCAGACAGTACTGCAGTATTGACAATTGTTGTAGCgactgccttgacttcaaccaCAGTGTAAAACACCGGATGTAAatagggaaatcacaactgtcaagttctttgcagtttgcgaCCGTGCGACCATTTGTGACAATtcacttttcaaatgaaaagtcggtgcttgcaGCCGAATGTTATTGCCTTTTAAgcataaactgtatttgcttccattaagttgcgtGATTGCGCTTTGTAACAGCACacttattcagttagcccttgctaaagtagttttttttttttttttaattttttgataattttgttttattattgtccattatttattcttatttaaagaattattttgaactgaaaactgttatATATTGTTTGGTAAAGattagtgcaataaaaatagattATTCCCTAACTTGAGGAATAATTGTGATAACAATGTTGatacaaatatttgtgatttttatttttattttttccttttcttttttttgtggccttgCTACAGTATCATTATAAGCCGGTCAAGTTCCCCAAAATATGTAAATTGCTAGCCATTCCTTTATTTAAAACTGAAGACAAACACCTTTTTACAAATTGCAGCCCTGTTCCTCTTCAGCCACAGTTCTCCAAGATTTTGGAAAAACCTCTCGCTATCAGGTTTGatgatttcataaaaaaaaatcataactaATCATTATCCAGCATGTCCGCAactatagtgaggataagcggtgtagaaaatggatggatggatggatgaaattcaaGGACTTGAAGAGCTATTTAAGAAACAGGAAGCAATTTGTAAAATTGGGGGAATGTCAATCAATATGCTTGGACATTGTGTGCGGGCTCCACAGAAGTCGATGCTTGGtctgaaatgatttattttacacatCAATGACAGATGCAAGACATCGCAATTAGTCATCCATAttatttgcagatgacactaACATATTTAGTGCagatgaaaatatataataataatatatacatacatatatactgggtaaggaaagttttcagacccccttaaatttgttatattgcagccattttttacaatcatttcagttaattcttttcctcattaatgtacacccagcaccccatattgacagaaaaaaaacgtaattgttgacatttttgacagttgtacaaccccaattccaatgaagttgggaagttgtgttaaacctaaataaaaacagaatacaatgatttgcatatctTGTTCCAcctagatttaattgaatacactacaaaaacaagataattaatgttcaaagtgataaactttgttgtttttagcaaataatcattcacttggaattttatggctgcaacatgttccaaaaaagttgggacaggtggcaataaagactgaaaaagtCTTTATAAGtcttcatcaaacacctgtttggaacatcccacaggtgaacaggctaattgggaacaggtgggtgccatgatcgggtagaaaaggaacttccctgaattgctcagtcattcacaagcaaagatggggcgaggttcacctctttgtgaacaagtatgtGAGAAAATGGAGTTCTGTgaagccatggagaatgacttccagacgatttcaaggaaattctggtccaccatccagcatctatctcaggaaggggaagcagtgcaccatcaacactgtgtatagtggggatggggcgttgCTGACCTCGAtacgggacgttgtgagtcggggAGAATACTTCCAAGATCTCAATTCCATCGAGaccccttcccatgaggaagcagagtctgggatctcttAAACAggctcttctatctctggggttgaggtcacctaggtggtcaaaaagctcctcggtggcaaggcggATGAGATctgcctggagttcctaaaggctctggatgttgtcatggttgacacgcctctgcaacatcacatggactttggggacagtgcctctggattggcagacggGGGTcatggtccccctttttaagaagggctACCGAAGGGTGTGTTTCAACTATaggaggatcacactcctcagcctccctggtaagctctattcaggggtgctggagaggagggatCATGGGGAAGTCGATTCTCAGATACAGGAGGagtagtgtgttttttttcggaccggctctacaccctcggcaaagtcctcgagggtgcatgggagttcacccaaccagtctacacgtgttttgtggacttggagcaggtgtttgaccatgtccctcgggtaGTCCTGTGGGTGGTGATTCAGGAGTACGATGTACCGAAACCCTGATACAgactgtttggtccctgtatgatggtgtcagagtttggtccccattgccggcagtaagtcggcgCGTTGGACTCCACCAATGCTGCATGAGTGTTTTAGTCCGTCTCCGTCATGTCTCTACATGTTCCAAGACGCAGATACAGTCACAAGCTGCTGCTCGACTTCGGCAGAACTACTTTGACGGAGTTAAACCTACTCTCACTGGGGAGTTATGGAACAACTCCCACTCCTGCGTCGCACCCAGAGTGGAGGCTCCACCGATGGCGAAGTAGGAAGCAGAAACTGGGCAAGGACGGAAGTGTCCAAGCTAGGCTAGCGGCTAAACCACACAAGCCGGCTATTCCCTCCATTGTGTTAGCCAACGTACGCTCTCTGGACAACaaggtggattacatttgaCTGCTCTGTTCAACTCGTAAGACGGTGGGagagtgttgtgtttttgtgtttgtggaaacatggcttaacagCAGCGTTCCAGACAGCGCCATTCAGATTGACCGGCTATCATGCTACCGAGCGGACAGAACTCTCGCGGGAGGCAAGATTCGTGGCGGCGGACTGTGTGTTTACATCAATGACGCCTAGTGCCGGCACACTATCATGGTCAGTCAAACACTGACCATTTTATTTCCCAAGGAAATTCACTGCCATACTGCTTGTGGCAGTCTATAGTCCTCCAAACTCCAGCAACAACAGGAGTGAGTCGCTAAATGGGCTATACCATCATATCAGTGAACAGCTGACGGCCCACCCAGATGCTTTTCTCATTCTAGCTGGGGACTTTATAACAATGCTGACCCCAAGGCTGTGTTTCCTAAACTCTACTCAAACATTGACTTTCCAACACGGGTAAATAACACTCTGAACAATGTTTTTATCCCCCTGAGAGGGGCCTACAAGGCCCTTCCCTTCCCCCACCTCGGCGCCTCAGACCATCTGACTGTTATGCTAGTGCCAGCTTACAGACCACTGGTAAAAGTCTCCCAACCAGTTAGGAAACGAGTCTGGCCAGAAGGGTCCCTTGAGGCACTTTAAGACTGTTTCACCACCACAGACTGGACTATGTTCAAACAACACttcgatgtgcaactggctgctggatTTTCTGACAGGGAAACCCCAGGACGTACGGGttggcagcaacacatccagcaccagAACACAGGGGaccctcaaggttgtgtgttgactcccctcgtcttcaccctgctgacctatgactgcacaccgacatacagctccagcctcttcatcaagtttgcagatgacacaactTTGGCGGGTCTCATCATCAGAAATggggacgagacagactacaggagtgaggtgagccgcctgGCTGGGTGGTGCACAGGCAACAATCTCtcccaaaatgtgaaaaaaaacacggaGATTGTTGTGGACGTCAGGAGAGCGCACTCCCAGTATCCTCCCCTGAAGATCAACAGTGCTGCGGTGGAGATAGTACGCAGCACCAAGTTTCGGGGAGTACACATTACCTAgaacctctcctggaccagcaacacctcatcactggccaaaaAAGCTCACTAGCATCTCTACTTCCTGCGGAAGCTGAGCAAAAAGCAAGAGCCCCGATCCCCATCATGTGTTCTTTCTACAGAGGGATCATCGAGAGCATCCTGACTAACTGCATCACTGAGTGGTACAGACCCCTGCACTGCATCCTGCGCAAGACTCTTcatcgcatagtgagggcagctgtgACGATCGTCGGAACATCTCTTTCCTCCCTGccggacatttacagcacccgctTCACCCACGAAGCACTCTGCgtagcgggggatgccacccatccatcacacagcctcttcagtctgctgccatcagagaggagactgtggagtctgcgggccaggactagccgactcaaagacacttttattcatcaggccCATCTAcatctgcccacctgaactctgaaccccccccacccccacccccacacaccaGACTTGGGGTCACACCAGCCACTTAAGAAGCATTGGCaatttgtcatctaatttgttttatttgccttggttctctgacctttactatgttgcacacgtcacctgatctttgatatttcacatttaattaatactttttatactgtacataccactttcatttagctttttatattgatgttattatttgtactttatACTCTTTGTAGCACAGGGGgaccttgagtaccgtaatttcaatcctctgtattgaagacttgacaataaaagtatgtACAATtatttgagacttcactgttgtgtgaagataccaaacagaaaagggggaGACTCAAAACTAAGCAgaacaaaatgaatggatggattgttggATAATCAATCAATACTTTATACAACATGTTACTTGTACTGCTGAACTCATCCCGTTCTAGGGGCCCCACCTCGTGCAACGAGTCAGGTCTTATCCGACCTCATATATTGCTGGGCAACTGGAGTCTCGTTTTCGTTACAATGACGATCAATTGGGCTCTGAACccttaaaaacaatgaaagaatTTCAACACTTAAATGCAGAAGTTCATACACTATACTGTGTCGACGTCGCACATGgacacattgccaaacacaaaaACCCACTGAATCAGTTCACTCAGGAAGGCGTCCTTGATTTGAATTGAATCGGCAACCACGAATCCTGATACGAATTGAATCATTGcttaaattaattaatgaaaaaaatgattagACTTGAAATACTCGGTTGGTCACAACGTTTTGTCATTCTCCAAATACGTCTGGACCAAACTGTATTCGGGGGGGTTGGCGTTATCGTTTTGTCATTATAATGTTGGTTTGTGTCCAAGATCCATGCGGAGTTCATGATTCACCTTATACTGACCTGAAACCAAAGTTTGAGGAGTATGTTtaggtcatgaaaaaaatactaattactTTTCTTTTGTTCCCTTGTAGACGACCCTCAACCATGCTAACTTTCTGCCAGTAGAGGAAACGAGCCCTGATCTGATCTCAAATTGCTCTGTTATACACAAACAAAAGTACACCACAGCATTATATCCTGCCCACAGGACCACATACTCAGGGAGGGTAGAAGAaaaggtggaggaggaagaggaagaaagtAATATCTACATTAACAGAGATTCTGGAAATTCCTCAGGGGAAAGTACCTGTCGTTATTCTTGTGACGTATTCAGGACCTTTTTGtctgtgaggtcacacactgaagCAGATACATCGAATGTGTCGTCTGATAAATCGGCGCTGGATCAACCGGAGACGAGGGTTGACAATGAAGACACTATGTGTCGGCAGCCAGAAACGGAAGTCGAGGAGCAACTCCTATTTCAATTGGAAGGGGAAACGAACGAGGACGCTGTCAACATGTCTGAAAGTGTCGACCTGTTGTCGGTGACTCTGAATGCTATCGTCAACTGCAAGAAAGAGGAACTAAATACTGAAGATTCACTTGTTGATTCTTTGGGACTGTCTGTTAAGGAACCTTTGTTAACAGCCACGAAGCAAAATTTGTGCCACACAGACGTGCAAACCGACTGGGGTGACTTGACATCAATGAAGTGTACACACTTTGATGAGACTTGCTATGAGTACAGGTGTGATGATGTTGAGACGCAAGAGGAGTTGGAAGAAAAGCAATTCTTAGCGTATATAGGACGCTGATATACGACGGCAACAGTGTTACATATATTGCTGTGAATTCAAAAGGTTTTTTATTTGGTGCTTGGAAAAGAACAGGCTCTATAAATAGAGGCAAAATTCCCGTCACCAATTTCCATCTCAGCTTGAGCCCTCTCCCTTCTCAATATGTGCAACTCCCATTTCTCCTTGCTTTGTGTCCAACATCTCGTACAACCCGTAGTACACGTTGTGTTTGGCCCTTGCCACCTCCCTCTTCGCCGGCCTCCCGTGCCCGCTACTTGTAAAACCTCTTTTTTTGGTACAATTTCCCGTTTTCCTGTAAGATATTTTCCAGTGGCCTGTAACGGTTGTACCATGTCACAGAGAACCTGGGGAGCCTGGCCATGTAAGCACTTCCAAATAAGACTGGAGTTTGGAGATGCAGTGTAGTTGTTTCAGGACATGACAAGGGTATATGATCTTGTGGGCCTTTCCCCCCAATATTTTTAATGCACGATTGTAAAGTCTCTCTAAAGGTTTGGTCACATCTTCACTTGCCTGTGACCATGAGGGCGCACAATAAACGAGTGACAAAATCACTGCGTACGTAAATGTTTCGGCTGtgtcaacaattaagtttgtGATCAATCTAaatcaggggtgcccaaactttttggctcaggggccacattgccgtaaaaaaattgtcatgcgggccagcattaattttacatgctaccgacgaggggaatgctttttttttgtatttgtattttactgttttactatgctgtcagCTGCTAggtgcctgacctggataaatgaaggttaaaataaaaatgaatgaaatgcaaaataaagtatttttatgaaatttgactcaaactcaaactttattcatcagaaacaacaaacaacatgtttgcattcatgtgaagggcgatactgagatctcgactgcagtcaatggggcaggtctggctcaaaagcggtggttttaatgcgcaagatgtcacgcaggtgggagtcatgttcatgactgagaatgtcttctcacacaagtatgtcgataatccccgtgattgtattccactttaattttatgtcatgtacggcggaacaaacggAAGCAAagaaatctttccctcttgtttgctcccgaaggctctggaggtcaagtagctcttaaGTCTCCATAAACGGAGGAACAACTCTGCACATGGAACGGAAGGCAGCTGTAAAATCCAATATTTGGTTTCACTTTGACAACATCGACTTGCCCAAAATGGCTTTGTGTTCACTGGGGTCAAGCCAGCCTCtaactcgtaaagtagcaatcaagccagccgcccctaattttgttcatactcggcattacggtaataggtcgccaactcgcggcggagccaccttcaaaataaaagcttcccaataaaacggacgtcagtgctcgtcggttaaggaatgcaaccagcaaagttgatttgaatcttgagatacattacatacatacatattcttGAAATGGGTacatttcactgtcatgattgGTCTTGTGATaactaacagatttttttttttggtaataatttttgaaattcgtgatcatgacagtgaaatatacccatttcaagagtcttttaatttgaaatgccacatatagcgctatataagtgcagtccattaccatttatttttcctaagatatcaaataaagtaatgtttttttttaatgtatgtatgtatgtaatgtatttcaagagtcaaattaactttgctggttgcattcctaaaCCGAGGatcactgacgtccgtattattgggaagcttttattttgaaggtggcttcgccgcgagttggcgacctgttaccgtaatgcctagtatgaactgctggcttgaccgcagttcGTGTTCGTACCTTagcgccgtcgtcgtcgtcgtcgtcttagTATCAGGCTACTAGTCTGCTCACCACCAAGTGCGAGCTAGCTTCATTTAACGATTTAACGAGCTGTAACGTTGTTGTGGTTTCTCTCGTCGAGATGTGGCTACCTCAAGAGGACCCCGTGGAAAAAGTGAAAGAGTGA is drawn from Phycodurus eques isolate BA_2022a chromosome 12, UOR_Pequ_1.1, whole genome shotgun sequence and contains these coding sequences:
- the crfb1 gene encoding cytokine receptor family member b1 isoform X4; translation: MLGVFLDYDTLSIWQNELAASLPKCDVPASLWLSGKREKETQSVYTTATSLQMKLDKYKYYLTVQAFYNGTSSPESEDISFTPLEQTIIGPPKVILTEYNNSIQINISLPEADKSSGIPNNDILAFYKGKFRILWKKSNNIEEVHTTEDRSVTFDNLEKGKQYCVQIQIEITMNENTPPSAWVCTITRIPVPRRVPVFLGTTAGLLIFCIGALMALTYCLYDIGVLCKPQENLPRVLITTLNHANFLPVEETSPDLISNCSVIHKQKYTTALYPAHRTTYSGRVEEKVEEEEEESNIYINRDSGNSSGESTCRYSCDVFRTFLSVRSHTEADTSNVSSDKSALDQPETRVDNEDTMCRQPETEVEEQLLFQLEGETNEDAVNMSESVDLLSVTLNAIVNCKKEELNTEDSLVDSLGLSVKEPLLTATKQNLCHTDVQTDWGDLTSMKCTHFDETCYEYRCDDVETQEELEEKQFLAYIGR